The genomic stretch GAAAGCAAGCTTCCAGAGAGTTTACCGTGTTACCAGGCCACTCTGAGAGCCCGGCCCCCTGTGTGCTTGCAAGTGGCAGCCGGGACAATGAATTGCACTCCGGCCCGGCCACAGCCCCGCTTAGGCACACGCACACAAAACAGAGACAACATGGCCACGAGGACGTCAAAGTCATCTCTGCCAAGCAAAGCCATTACGAGACGCGCTACCGAGTCATGAGCAGCATGTTTCCACAGCAGTGATGTCAGGTACACCAGTCACAGTGGCTGTGAGGCCAGCCTGTCCTTGTACGGACATGGTTTCGTGCATCCCAGAAGAAGTGTCAGGGCAGACAGACTGCATGGTGAGGGCTTCCCAGCCATGCTCCTCTGGGGAGCACAGCAACGGTACCACCAGGACTCACCCTGGGCACTGCTCTGGAGCCGCTGCACCCCTTGTCCATGGGCTCCGGCCTCACAGCTCCACCTGTGCCACAGGAGCTGCCAGCAGCTGTCATGGGGCGAGGGGCAAGAGACCCTGACTGTGCCTCCCACGACCGTGGGAAGTAAGGCCGTCATCGTGAAGGTATTTTGCAAATGAGAGGAGCTGGAGACACCGCTGCCCACATGGCCGGGTGCAGGGATGGCTTTGGcgggggggggatgggaggcaCAGCCTGACGGCCAGAAGGGCTGAGCCCCAGGTTGACGAGAGGGAGGCGGTCTCACGGAGAGAAGCCTCGCAAGGACAAGGACGTGCAAAGCTAGGTTCAGAACAAGGGCCAAGCAGACCTGCCTGTGCTCTGCGACCCGGTGTCGTCGTCATGTGGAGGGGCCTGTGCTCTGCGACCTGGTGTCCTTGTCATGCGGAGGGGCCTATGCTCTGTGACCCGTTGTCCTCGTCACATGGAGGGGCCCCGTGTGCCAAGGGACTCCAGCACCCCAGCACTGACAGACCCCTCTCCACCCCACGGCCCTGACAGTCCCCACAGACAGGCTGGCCCACTGGCACCCATCCCGCGGAGATGCAGATCTTCATAAAACcgaaacacacatttttttgctttcttctttccttcctttctggcaCACGTGAAGAACGTGCCTTTAAAACCCTCAGGTTTTGTCCAAAGACCTGGTATCTTCCTGTCTGGTGAGGCACCCCGTGCCATTCGAGGTCCCGCTGGGCAGCACCCACCGACCAGGCCAAGACCCTGAAGAGGGGGCGGAGCCATGGAAGGTTCCAGTAAACAGGGCACTGAAGCTCCTGCTGGGGCTCTGCAGCCCCGAGTGGCTCAATGAAACCCTCGCTGTCCAATGAGCGGTCCGACTGTGCTCTGCGTCCTCTGGTGCAGCATCCCGGAAATTCAACCTGCCTCTCAATCCTCGCCTTACTTGACTCTGCCTCCGACACGACCCAGGACCTGGCAAGCGGGAGCCTCTGGGACCAGGGGTCACATCCAAGCGAGCTCCGCCATGCAGGGATGACCCTGACAGGAGCCCCTCCATGCTCACCGAGTGCAGCCACCACGTGTGCCTGAGGACGGACCACCGTGGGTCTCATGTTAACGTGGCTCCACTTCAGAGTGCCAAGTGGTGGGGGCCTGTAGGGCCGAGGCCAGCAAAGGCGCCCTGAGCGGCGCCCTAGACCGCAGGaacccccccctgcccccagcccctacTCCTTCCCGCAGCCCAGCATGGATACCCACACTCACCAGAACGCacttcccaggctccaggctccagagggAGCTCTCAGTATTGACTTTGTGGGTGAATTTCCCTTCCATGAGGACGTGCTCCCCAGCTTCCTCCAGCACGGCCACCCGGATGGAGCTGCTGCTCAGGGCCACTGAGACCTGGAACCGAGGAGAAGGGAGTCACCTGGCACCCTGATGG from Prionailurus viverrinus isolate Anna chromosome A2, UM_Priviv_1.0, whole genome shotgun sequence encodes the following:
- the NUDCD3 gene encoding nudC domain-containing protein 3 isoform X1, with protein sequence MEPGAAELYDQALLGILQHVGNVQDFLRVLFGFLYRKTDFYRLLRHPSDRMGFPPGAAQALVLQVFTAFEHMARQDDEKRRKELEEKARRKEVEEAAVAAAEQEPVPAAGQEVEVGPSTDPGPPGPPGPRDAEPAVAPSLVEAEPAGACAGATEAAKGPPALPRRQEQFQRNPDSYNGAVRENYTWSQDYTDLELKVPVPKHVVKGRQVSVALSSSSIRVAVLEEAGEHVLMEGKFTHKVNTESSLWSLEPGKCVLAHVVAALGEHGGAPVRVIPAWRSSLGCDPWSQRLPLARSWVVSEAESSKARIERQVEFPGCCTRGRRAQSDRSLDSEGFIEPLGAAEPQQELQCPVYWNLPWLRPLFRVLAWSVGAAQRDLEWHGVPHQTGRYQVFGQNLRVLKARSSRVPERKERRKQKNVCFGFMKICISAGWVPVGQPVCGDCQGRGVERGLSVLGCWSPLAHGAPPCDEDNGSQSIGPSA
- the NUDCD3 gene encoding nudC domain-containing protein 3 isoform X2, whose translation is MSPETQRAGTSVAGMLRVLRTQSRAWMVSFSCEISQQFTECGVCKQNGSGCLMKSLYTSSRRQRRQEQFQRNPDSYNGAVRENYTWSQDYTDLELKVPVPKHVVKGRQVSVALSSSSIRVAVLEEAGEHVLMEGKFTHKVNTESSLWSLEPGKCVLAHVVAALGEHGGAPVRVIPAWRSSLGCDPWSQRLPLARSWVVSEAESSKARIERQVEFPGCCTRGRRAQSDRSLDSEGFIEPLGAAEPQQELQCPVYWNLPWLRPLFRVLAWSVGAAQRDLEWHGVPHQTGRYQVFGQNLRVLKARSSRVPERKERRKQKNVCFGFMKICISAGWVPVGQPVCGDCQGRGVERGLSVLGCWSPLAHGAPPCDEDNGSQSIGPSA
- the NUDCD3 gene encoding nudC domain-containing protein 3 isoform X4, whose translation is MQMCACKSHTVQFTECGVCKQNGSGCLMKSLYTSSRRQRRQEQFQRNPDSYNGAVRENYTWSQDYTDLELKVPVPKHVVKGRQVSVALSSSSIRVAVLEEAGEHVLMEGKFTHKVNTESSLWSLEPGKCVLAHVVAALGEHGGAPVRVIPAWRSSLGCDPWSQRLPLARSWVVSEAESSKARIERQVEFPGCCTRGRRAQSDRSLDSEGFIEPLGAAEPQQELQCPVYWNLPWLRPLFRVLAWSVGAAQRDLEWHGVPHQTGRYQVFGQNLRVLKARSSRVPERKERRKQKNVCFGFMKICISAGWVPVGQPVCGDCQGRGVERGLSVLGCWSPLAHGAPPCDEDNGSQSIGPSA
- the NUDCD3 gene encoding nudC domain-containing protein 3 isoform X5, with translation MPNLKTVKLYARREHSLRGDKWRQEQFQRNPDSYNGAVRENYTWSQDYTDLELKVPVPKHVVKGRQVSVALSSSSIRVAVLEEAGEHVLMEGKFTHKVNTESSLWSLEPGKCVLAHVVAALGEHGGAPVRVIPAWRSSLGCDPWSQRLPLARSWVVSEAESSKARIERQVEFPGCCTRGRRAQSDRSLDSEGFIEPLGAAEPQQELQCPVYWNLPWLRPLFRVLAWSVGAAQRDLEWHGVPHQTGRYQVFGQNLRVLKARSSRVPERKERRKQKNVCFGFMKICISAGWVPVGQPVCGDCQGRGVERGLSVLGCWSPLAHGAPPCDEDNGSQSIGPSA